One part of the Glycine max cultivar Williams 82 chromosome 14, Glycine_max_v4.0, whole genome shotgun sequence genome encodes these proteins:
- the SLD1.4 gene encoding acyl-lipid (9-3)-desaturase, with protein sequence MDPPTSYISSDELRKHNTRHDAWISIHGKVYDVSSWLHRHPGGPLPLLSLAGTDATDAFLALHPPNSASLLLPAFATPHLLSDHSVSPASSDYRKLFSDLSSLNLFNRKGHTTSILLSLILVLFPLSLCGVLLSDSTCVHVLSGALVGFLWIQSGWIGHDSGHYNVMLNPRLNRAIQILSGNVLSGISIGWWKWNHNAHHIACNSLDFDPDLQHLPFFVVSSSFFNSLTSRFYERKMNFDSFSRFLVSYQHWTFYPVMCFARINLFAQSFFLLLSKRKVENRWSELLGLLAFWVWYPLLVSFLPNWWERVLFVFVSFSVTGIQHVQFCLNHFSSEVYLGPPSGGDWFEKQTKGTLGVDCSPWMDWFHGGLQFQVEHHLFPRLPRCHLRKIAPLVKDLCKKHNLPYNCVSFWKANVLTIQTLRNAALQARDGSKPVPKNLVWEAVNTHG encoded by the coding sequence ATGGACCCTCCCACATCCTACATTTCCTCCGATGAGCTCCGCAAGCACAACACGCGCCACGACGCCTGGATCTCCATCCACGGCAAGGTCTACGACGTCTCCTCCTGGCTCCACCGCCACCCCGGCGGCCCCCTCCCCCTCCTCAGCCTCGCCGGCACCGACGCCACTGACGCCTTCCTCGCCTTGCACCCCCCGAACTCCGCCTCCCTCCTCCTCCCCGCCTTCGCCACCCCCCACCTCCTCTCGGACCACTCCGTCTCCCCCGCCTCCTCCGACTACCGCAAGCTCTTCTCCGACCTCTCCTCTCTCAACCTCTTCAACCGCAAGGGCCACACCACTTCCATCCTCCTCTCCCTTATACTCGTCCTTTTCCCTCTCTCCCTCTGTGGAGTCCTGCTCTCTGACAGCACGTGCGTGCACGTGCTGTCCGGAGCATTAGTAGGCTTCCTCTGGATTCAGAGCGGCTGGATAGGCCACGACTCCGGCCATTACAATGTCATGCTCAACCCCCGCCTCAACAGAGCAATCCAGATTCTCTCCGGCAATGTCCTCTCCGGAATCAGCATCGGCTGGTGGAAGTGGAACCACAACGCCCACCACATTGCATGCAACAGCCTCGACTTCGACCCCGATCTCCAGCATTTGCCCTTCTTCGTCGTCTCCTCTAGCTTTTTCAACTCCCTCACTTCCAGATTCTATGAAAGAAAGATGAATTTCGATTCCTTCTCTAGGTTTTTGGTTAGTTATCAGCACTGGACTTTTTACCCCGTGATGTGTTTCGCTAGGATTAACTTGTTTGCACAgtcttttttcttgttattgtcTAAGAGGAAGGTGGAGAACAGATGGAGTGAGCTTTTGGGGCTGCTTGCGTTCTGGGTTTGGtaccctttgttggtttccttctTGCCCAATTGGTGGGAGagggttttgtttgtttttgtgagCTTTTCTGTTACGGGTATTCAGCATGTGCAGTTCTGTTTGAACCATTTCTCCTCGGAGGTGTACCTAGGGCCACCGAGCGGCGGCGATTGGTTCGAGAAGCAGACCAAAGGGACTCTTGGTGTGGACTGCTCTCCTTGGATGGACTGGTTTCACGGCGGCTTGCAGTTTCAGGTGGAGCACCATCTGTTTCCCCGGCTGCCACGGTGCCATTTGAGGAAGATTGCGCCATTGGTTAAGGATCTTTGCAAGAAGCATAATCTTCCTTATAATTGTGTGTCGTTCTGGAAGGCCAATGTGCTGACGATTCAGACTCTGAGGAATGCTGCTTTGCAGGCAAGAGATGGTTCCAAGCCGGTTCCCAAGAACTTGGTTTGGGAGGCTGTTAACACTCATGGATGA